The following coding sequences are from one Fimbriimonadaceae bacterium window:
- a CDS encoding DUF1080 domain-containing protein, producing MKSRTPVRTVVASLCAGLAAALVAQSQQQASRPQDTEVWTPVPPVVTPGEAGAPPSDATVLIGRDGLGAWHDSKGGEAKWDFADGVATVKQGAGDIVTKASFGSCQVHLEWRTPAVVKGDGQGRGNSGLFFMDQYELQILDSYENKTYVNGQAASIYKQYAPLVNASKKPGEWQTYDAVFHAPAFGADGKVQKPASITVLHNGVLVLDNVQIKGETVYSGRPEYHAHPPQMPFHIQNHGNPVSFRNMWVREL from the coding sequence GTGAAGTCGAGAACCCCAGTCCGAACCGTCGTCGCCAGTCTGTGCGCGGGCTTGGCCGCGGCGCTTGTCGCCCAGTCCCAACAACAAGCCTCCAGACCTCAAGACACCGAGGTCTGGACTCCGGTCCCTCCCGTCGTGACCCCTGGTGAGGCGGGCGCCCCGCCGTCGGACGCCACAGTCCTGATCGGCCGCGACGGCCTAGGAGCCTGGCACGACTCCAAGGGTGGCGAGGCCAAGTGGGACTTCGCTGACGGGGTCGCCACCGTCAAGCAGGGGGCCGGCGACATCGTGACCAAGGCGTCCTTCGGCAGTTGCCAGGTGCACCTGGAGTGGCGGACGCCCGCGGTGGTCAAGGGCGACGGCCAGGGCCGCGGCAACAGCGGGCTCTTCTTCATGGACCAGTACGAGTTGCAGATCTTGGACAGCTACGAGAACAAGACCTACGTGAACGGCCAGGCCGCCAGTATCTACAAGCAGTACGCCCCGCTGGTCAACGCGAGCAAGAAACCGGGCGAATGGCAGACTTACGACGCGGTCTTCCACGCCCCCGCCTTCGGGGCCGACGGCAAGGTCCAGAAGCCGGCGTCGATCACCGTCCTCCACAACGGGGTCTTGGTGCTCGACAACGTGCAGATCAAGGGCGAGACGGTCTACAGCGGCCGGCCCGAATACCACGCCCACCCGCCCCAGATGCCTTTCCACATCCAGAACCATGGCAATCCGGTCAGCTTCCGCAACATGTGGGTGCGTGAGCTCTGA
- a CDS encoding glycoside hydrolase family 97 protein, whose product MSVAALCVVLAGRVVSATESPDRRLRLETSLPTWSVSYDGRPLFTGNRLSLTLAGDGDVLDGARVVKESVRRVDRRVAVLFGRADHAMDSYAERRLTLESSSRRKVEIVFRVYDDAVAVRYEVGGLRNSPRTVVIDEGTSFRPVGNPTAFVQYLESYRTSHEHTVDAVPFDKVKAGALLDTPLTLQFDGATVAVTEANLRRYAGMGLRMAGDQVVSDLTPRPDGTKVVVDGPVRTPWRVVLVGDRAGKLLESNTIYCLADPNETGGTGWIKPGKMTWPWWNGNVVDDGRPEPPIFSLQAQKKYIDFAAENGVRYHSTIADNDDTPWYHQYNKGVVPGPSTDVTRVRDDLDLKEIRRYAESKGVRLWTWVHSGALRGHVDQAFAEFERLGWAGLMVDFLDHDDQETVEFAEHVLRAAAKHHILVHFHGVWKPTGLQRTFPNLMNHEGALNQEYMKWSDLVTPSHVLKTVFTRMVAGPMDFHSGGFRAVSPKDFKAKFVAPEVLGTRAAMLASYVCFDNPNPMVADYPDAYRGQPGFEVLKAVPTYWDETRVLMGEPGKLLVTARRKGKEWWVAGMSAGPSRTVEVPLTFLPPRDHFATLWLDDLTPGAGPNGVRTEQVKVAAGGTVPVTMAADGGFVAFVSG is encoded by the coding sequence GTGTCCGTCGCCGCTTTGTGTGTGGTCCTGGCAGGGCGGGTGGTGAGCGCCACCGAATCGCCCGACCGCCGTCTGAGGCTTGAGACGTCTTTGCCTACTTGGTCGGTCTCCTATGACGGGCGGCCACTCTTCACCGGCAACCGGCTCAGCCTTACCTTGGCGGGTGACGGCGACGTCCTCGACGGTGCCAGGGTCGTCAAGGAGTCGGTGCGCCGAGTGGACCGGCGGGTCGCCGTGTTGTTTGGCCGGGCCGACCACGCCATGGACTCATACGCCGAACGGCGGTTGACTCTGGAATCGTCGTCCCGCCGTAAGGTCGAGATTGTCTTCCGGGTCTATGACGACGCCGTCGCCGTTCGGTACGAAGTCGGCGGCCTGAGGAACTCACCCCGGACCGTGGTCATCGACGAGGGGACTTCGTTCCGGCCCGTCGGCAACCCGACCGCCTTCGTCCAGTACCTTGAGAGCTACCGGACGAGCCATGAGCACACGGTCGACGCCGTGCCTTTCGACAAAGTCAAGGCAGGGGCCCTGTTGGACACTCCCTTGACCCTCCAGTTTGACGGGGCGACCGTCGCGGTCACCGAGGCCAACCTCCGCCGCTATGCCGGGATGGGACTGCGTATGGCCGGGGACCAGGTCGTCAGCGACCTCACCCCTCGGCCCGACGGCACCAAGGTCGTCGTCGACGGCCCGGTCCGGACGCCATGGCGGGTCGTCCTTGTCGGAGACCGGGCCGGAAAGCTCCTTGAAAGCAACACAATCTACTGCTTGGCCGACCCCAACGAGACGGGGGGCACCGGATGGATCAAGCCTGGCAAGATGACGTGGCCGTGGTGGAACGGCAACGTCGTCGACGACGGCAGGCCGGAGCCGCCGATTTTCAGCCTGCAAGCGCAGAAGAAGTACATCGACTTTGCCGCCGAGAACGGCGTCCGCTACCACAGCACCATCGCCGACAATGACGACACCCCTTGGTACCACCAGTACAACAAGGGTGTCGTGCCCGGCCCGAGCACCGACGTCACGCGGGTCCGCGACGACCTGGACCTGAAGGAGATCAGGCGGTACGCCGAGTCCAAGGGTGTCCGCCTTTGGACTTGGGTGCACAGCGGCGCGCTACGAGGCCATGTGGACCAAGCCTTCGCCGAGTTTGAAAGGCTCGGATGGGCAGGACTGATGGTGGACTTTCTGGACCATGACGACCAAGAAACGGTCGAGTTCGCCGAGCATGTCCTCCGTGCCGCCGCCAAGCACCATATCCTGGTGCATTTCCACGGCGTCTGGAAACCGACCGGTCTCCAACGGACGTTCCCGAACCTCATGAACCACGAGGGGGCTCTCAACCAGGAGTACATGAAGTGGAGCGACCTGGTCACGCCCTCCCATGTGCTCAAGACGGTGTTCACGCGCATGGTCGCCGGGCCGATGGACTTCCATTCCGGCGGGTTCCGTGCGGTGTCACCGAAAGATTTCAAGGCCAAGTTTGTCGCCCCAGAAGTCCTGGGGACACGGGCGGCCATGCTCGCCAGCTATGTGTGCTTCGACAACCCCAACCCGATGGTCGCGGACTATCCCGACGCCTACCGGGGCCAGCCAGGATTCGAGGTCCTGAAGGCCGTCCCCACCTACTGGGACGAGACCCGGGTTCTGATGGGCGAGCCAGGCAAGCTTCTCGTGACCGCCAGGCGAAAGGGGAAGGAATGGTGGGTGGCGGGAATGTCGGCGGGGCCGTCCCGCACGGTCGAGGTGCCGTTGACCTTTCTGCCGCCACGGGACCACTTTGCGACCTTGTGGCTGGACGACCTGACGCCGGGCGCGGGCCCGAACGGGGTTCGGACCGAGCAGGTCAAGGTCGCGGCCGGGGGAACGGTCCCTGTCACGATGGCCGCCGACGGCGGGTTCGTCGCCTTTGTGTCCGGGTGA
- the hisF gene encoding imidazole glycerol phosphate synthase subunit HisF, with translation MTAVRLVPCLDVDRGRVVKGVNFVDVRDAGDPVDLARFYDAEGADELVFLDITASHEGRPTVVDLAERVAEQVFIPFTIGGGLRRTEDMRDVLAAGADKVSLNSAAVADPSLVGRAADMFGDQCVVVAIDARRSGDAWEVYTHGGRRPTGLDVVEWATRVTKLGAGEILLTSMDGDGTRHGYDNALNRAVSDAVDVPVIASGGAGNAGHLVDAVRLGGVDAVLLAGILHDRQTTVGALKREMAAAGLPVRI, from the coding sequence ATGACGGCGGTCCGCCTCGTCCCTTGTCTGGACGTCGACCGGGGCCGGGTCGTCAAGGGGGTGAACTTTGTCGACGTCCGTGACGCGGGCGACCCCGTCGATCTGGCCCGGTTCTACGACGCCGAGGGCGCGGACGAGTTGGTCTTCTTGGACATCACCGCCAGCCATGAGGGGAGGCCGACCGTGGTCGACCTGGCCGAACGGGTCGCCGAACAAGTGTTCATCCCCTTCACCATCGGGGGAGGGTTACGACGGACCGAGGACATGCGCGACGTCCTGGCCGCCGGGGCCGACAAGGTCAGTCTGAACTCGGCGGCCGTGGCCGACCCCTCCCTGGTCGGTAGGGCCGCCGACATGTTCGGCGACCAGTGCGTCGTCGTCGCGATCGACGCGAGAAGGTCGGGAGACGCCTGGGAGGTCTATACCCACGGCGGTCGGCGGCCGACCGGCCTGGACGTGGTCGAGTGGGCGACGCGGGTCACCAAGCTTGGCGCGGGTGAGATTCTCTTGACCAGCATGGACGGAGACGGCACCCGCCATGGTTATGACAACGCCCTTAACCGGGCGGTGAGCGACGCCGTGGACGTGCCCGTGATCGCCAGTGGAGGGGCCGGGAACGCCGGACACCTGGTCGACGCGGTGCGGTTGGGCGGGGTCGACGCCGTGCTTCTCGCCGGAATCCTCCACGACCGGCAGACGACCGTAGGGGCGCTCAAGCGGGAGATGGCCGCCGCCGGACTGCCGGTCAGGATCTGA
- a CDS encoding extracellular solute-binding protein, giving the protein MTKSLGIFLLLIWAAATSATTVRFWAVTGSADDAAMYRRLAAAYEKRTGVHVEVTPLAWGNFQSKYFTAMAAGMPPDVGATNLGGPFDYGTVGGLVDLRQEFPAECRDLERRFNPRLMPLFSVGDHLYGVPADLSTVVLVYRKDIFARLGLAAPQTWSQLERTIMALEGAGYRTYFNFTAGAQWALYMYTMPYGVQGVEQRPDGSGKLNWREPAYQKGVMQALKFWSLRDSPGKDLGSRFTGLFRSDKPGEAVPLLIDLPQVNGMKQLAPEVADKIGVAPWPKADDGQPYSVVGGITYVVFRKGKEHKAAFDWLKYLCSDEGQQAVVLDRMSRKTGGELTISALKDMYGPQAESFWAQPAFDPVRDMQKVIAAAYPSFGTTASVQGNTEAGRIEQNLLDEMQSYIVDQVSKEAEKLGLTRSTLHRAWGQGRHLDVREAIVQRATQELKRKYDVAAPKAEQQLQEAAARQARRTQTVLRDLDKYEKAPNIMDGIKGGLLAASVGLTALVLLHPRLRKYRLSYLYVAVPLALAVVFVFVPALTALYISFTEYHPVLPLSTAMPVGLRNYTDIFRSGEMQAALSRTLVYAVGTVPLGLVLSLGCALLLNSVKRGTNFWRFIYFSPMVTSGVSIALIFAQLFMFGKEGWLNALLLNLHLVREPVQFLQSEHNFLNSVMALAVWQGIAFSTIVFLAGLQQIPDQLFEAAEIDGAGAGDKLRHVVLPGVRPQTAFLSILGVIGGFQVFDTIFLLAGKSGDAGARFGPNDSGMTVVPLIYHLGFENMQMGVSSAAAYVLFAVVLLLTFVQWRFFSAPGRQS; this is encoded by the coding sequence ATGACGAAGTCGCTTGGGATCTTCCTGCTCCTCATCTGGGCTGCGGCGACGTCGGCCACGACCGTGAGGTTTTGGGCTGTCACCGGCAGTGCCGACGACGCCGCGATGTACCGGCGTCTGGCCGCCGCCTACGAGAAACGGACCGGCGTGCATGTGGAGGTGACTCCCCTGGCATGGGGAAACTTCCAAAGCAAGTACTTCACCGCCATGGCGGCGGGCATGCCACCCGACGTCGGGGCGACCAACCTGGGGGGCCCGTTCGACTACGGCACCGTCGGCGGTCTGGTGGACCTGCGCCAAGAGTTCCCCGCCGAGTGCCGCGACCTGGAGCGACGGTTCAACCCACGGCTGATGCCGCTGTTCTCGGTGGGCGACCACCTCTACGGTGTGCCGGCCGACCTGAGCACCGTCGTCCTCGTATACCGCAAGGACATCTTCGCCCGGCTTGGTCTGGCCGCTCCGCAGACGTGGAGCCAACTTGAGCGGACGATCATGGCCTTGGAAGGGGCCGGCTACCGGACGTACTTCAACTTCACCGCTGGGGCCCAGTGGGCCCTCTACATGTACACGATGCCGTACGGCGTCCAGGGCGTCGAACAACGTCCCGACGGGAGCGGCAAGCTCAACTGGCGCGAACCGGCGTACCAAAAGGGCGTCATGCAGGCCCTGAAGTTCTGGTCGTTGCGCGATTCACCGGGCAAGGATTTGGGGAGCCGGTTCACGGGGTTGTTCCGCAGTGACAAGCCTGGCGAGGCGGTGCCCCTGCTGATCGACCTGCCCCAGGTCAACGGCATGAAGCAACTGGCGCCGGAGGTGGCCGACAAGATCGGGGTCGCCCCGTGGCCGAAGGCCGACGACGGCCAACCCTACTCGGTCGTCGGCGGGATCACCTATGTCGTCTTCCGCAAGGGAAAGGAACACAAGGCCGCCTTTGATTGGCTGAAGTACCTGTGCAGCGACGAAGGCCAGCAGGCCGTCGTCCTGGACCGCATGTCCCGCAAGACCGGAGGCGAGCTGACGATTTCGGCGCTGAAGGACATGTACGGGCCCCAAGCCGAGTCCTTCTGGGCCCAACCCGCCTTCGACCCCGTGAGAGACATGCAGAAGGTCATCGCGGCGGCCTACCCCTCGTTCGGGACGACCGCCTCGGTCCAAGGCAACACCGAGGCCGGCCGCATCGAGCAGAACCTGCTCGACGAGATGCAGTCGTACATCGTCGACCAAGTCAGCAAGGAAGCCGAGAAACTCGGGTTGACCCGGTCGACGCTTCACCGGGCCTGGGGTCAGGGCCGCCACTTGGACGTCCGTGAGGCGATCGTCCAGCGGGCCACCCAGGAACTCAAGCGGAAATATGACGTTGCCGCCCCCAAGGCCGAACAGCAGCTCCAAGAGGCCGCCGCGCGCCAAGCCCGCCGGACGCAGACGGTGCTCCGCGACCTAGACAAGTACGAGAAGGCCCCCAACATCATGGACGGGATCAAGGGCGGCCTCCTCGCGGCGTCCGTCGGCCTGACCGCCCTGGTGCTCCTCCACCCCCGGTTACGCAAGTACCGGCTGAGCTACCTCTACGTCGCCGTACCCTTGGCGTTGGCGGTGGTCTTTGTCTTTGTGCCCGCCCTGACCGCCCTCTACATCTCGTTCACCGAATACCACCCGGTCCTGCCCCTGAGCACAGCCATGCCGGTGGGGCTCCGCAACTACACCGACATCTTCCGGTCGGGGGAGATGCAGGCGGCCTTGTCCCGCACGCTTGTGTACGCCGTGGGCACCGTGCCGCTCGGCCTTGTCCTCTCCTTGGGGTGCGCCCTGTTGCTGAACAGTGTCAAGCGGGGCACGAACTTTTGGCGGTTCATTTACTTCTCGCCAATGGTGACGAGCGGTGTCTCCATCGCCCTCATCTTCGCCCAGCTCTTCATGTTCGGCAAAGAAGGGTGGTTGAACGCCCTGCTCCTTAACCTCCACCTGGTGCGCGAGCCGGTGCAGTTCCTCCAGAGCGAGCACAACTTCCTGAACAGCGTCATGGCCCTGGCGGTGTGGCAAGGGATCGCGTTCTCGACGATCGTCTTCCTGGCCGGTCTCCAGCAGATACCGGACCAACTCTTCGAGGCGGCCGAGATCGACGGTGCGGGGGCGGGGGACAAGCTACGCCACGTCGTTCTGCCCGGGGTGCGGCCCCAGACCGCGTTCCTGTCCATCCTGGGGGTGATCGGCGGGTTCCAGGTCTTCGACACGATTTTTCTCCTCGCCGGCAAGAGCGGTGACGCCGGCGCCCGCTTCGGCCCGAACGACAGCGGCATGACCGTCGTGCCCCTGATCTATCACCTGGGGTTCGAGAACATGCAGATGGGCGTCTCGTCGGCGGCGGCCTACGTCCTGTTCGCCGTCGTCCTGCTCTTGACCTTTGTCCAATGGCGATTCTTCAGCGCCCCGGGGAGGCAATCATGA
- a CDS encoding carbohydrate ABC transporter permease — protein sequence MKLGTLVRWVLLVLGGLVLATPFYYMVVMSLRPDKELAQTGLNLAVSHPSLQPYSDLFDAGVILQATWNSVVVGLSVTLGTMFFCTLAGYAFEKHRFPGRNALLIVLLSTMMVPGAVLMVPGFLLLRDFGWLDTFLPLVVPGVAGAFGVFLSKQFMASVPDSLLESARLEGAHDFRVYWSIVLPLSKPLLATLGILTFLGSWNSLVGPLIVLLDEKKFTLPLAVAMLQGRFPGKENIQMAGAVVSIVPVLVLFMLFQRQIVASLASSGLKEG from the coding sequence ATGAAGCTGGGCACCCTTGTCCGGTGGGTGTTGCTCGTCTTGGGCGGACTTGTCCTTGCGACGCCCTTCTACTACATGGTCGTCATGTCGCTCCGGCCGGACAAGGAGTTGGCCCAGACCGGCTTGAACTTGGCCGTCAGCCACCCTTCCCTCCAGCCGTACAGCGACCTCTTTGACGCGGGTGTCATTCTGCAGGCGACGTGGAACTCGGTGGTCGTCGGCCTGTCCGTCACGTTGGGGACCATGTTCTTTTGCACCCTCGCCGGCTATGCCTTTGAAAAGCACCGGTTCCCCGGGCGGAACGCCCTCCTGATCGTCCTGCTCTCGACGATGATGGTGCCCGGCGCGGTGTTGATGGTGCCCGGGTTCCTCTTGCTGCGCGACTTCGGCTGGCTCGACACCTTTCTGCCGCTGGTGGTCCCCGGGGTCGCGGGCGCGTTCGGCGTTTTTTTGAGCAAGCAGTTCATGGCCAGTGTCCCGGACAGCCTGCTGGAGAGCGCGCGCCTCGAAGGCGCCCACGACTTCCGCGTCTACTGGTCCATCGTCCTTCCCCTCTCCAAACCCTTGCTCGCCACCCTCGGCATCCTGACCTTCCTTGGGTCGTGGAACAGCTTGGTCGGCCCGTTGATCGTCTTGCTCGACGAAAAGAAGTTCACCCTTCCCCTCGCCGTGGCCATGCTGCAGGGCCGGTTCCCGGGCAAGGAGAACATCCAAATGGCCGGGGCGGTCGTCTCCATCGTGCCAGTCTTGGTCCTGTTCATGCTCTTCCAGCGGCAAATTGTGGCCAGCCTCGCCAGTTCTGGTCTGAAGGAGGGATAG
- a CDS encoding MFS transporter → MYFFGQGLSLIGNWVTRLATGWLVYELTGSPLMLGVVSFSGQIVTFVLGPVAAAWMERFERRRFLVWTQAASMVQSLTLAYVTLTHVVTYHQVIALTVFQGVVNAFDMPGRQSFLVQMVDDREDLGNAIAINSSMVNAARLVGPAIAGLTISLVGTGMCFFIDGVSYLAVIVSLLMMDLPAHRPPAAGVQLMHQLREGWQYISTFRPMRVILLNLAATSFLGISYSVLLPIIAGDVMHGGASTLAWLTGASGVGALVSALSLVLRKSVVGLTHILNVAAGLLGVGMVVLGLSHAMWLSMLALVFTGFGFIQVASATNTIIQTLAPEDMRTRVMGYFTMAFFGSAPVGSLLAGAAAHQFGTMPTLVGAGLGCLATTVVFTLALPKVRADMRPVYQELGLIPAPEPDATQ, encoded by the coding sequence CTGTACTTTTTTGGCCAGGGACTGTCGCTCATCGGCAACTGGGTGACCCGGCTGGCCACCGGGTGGCTGGTCTATGAACTGACGGGTTCGCCCCTGATGCTCGGCGTGGTCAGCTTCTCGGGGCAGATCGTCACCTTTGTCCTCGGACCGGTCGCGGCGGCCTGGATGGAGCGGTTTGAGCGGCGGAGGTTCCTGGTCTGGACGCAAGCCGCGTCAATGGTCCAGTCACTGACCCTGGCCTACGTGACTTTGACCCATGTCGTCACCTACCACCAGGTGATCGCCCTCACCGTGTTCCAGGGGGTCGTCAACGCCTTCGACATGCCCGGACGGCAGTCCTTTCTCGTGCAAATGGTGGATGACCGAGAGGACTTGGGCAACGCCATCGCGATCAACTCTTCGATGGTCAACGCCGCGAGGTTGGTCGGGCCCGCGATCGCGGGGCTGACGATCAGCCTGGTCGGCACGGGGATGTGCTTCTTTATCGACGGGGTCAGCTACCTTGCCGTGATCGTCTCGCTCCTGATGATGGACCTGCCCGCCCACCGGCCTCCGGCGGCGGGCGTGCAGTTGATGCACCAGCTCCGCGAAGGATGGCAATACATCAGCACCTTCCGCCCCATGCGCGTGATCTTGCTCAACTTGGCGGCGACGAGCTTTCTCGGGATCAGCTACTCCGTCCTTCTGCCGATCATCGCCGGTGACGTCATGCACGGTGGGGCGTCGACCCTGGCCTGGCTGACAGGGGCGTCGGGCGTCGGCGCCCTGGTCTCGGCCCTTTCCTTGGTCCTCCGCAAGTCAGTCGTGGGGCTGACCCACATCCTGAACGTCGCGGCGGGCCTGCTCGGGGTGGGCATGGTCGTCCTCGGGCTCTCCCACGCCATGTGGCTCTCGATGCTCGCCCTGGTCTTCACCGGGTTCGGGTTCATCCAGGTGGCGTCGGCCACCAACACGATCATCCAGACCCTGGCGCCCGAAGACATGCGCACCCGCGTGATGGGATATTTCACCATGGCGTTTTTTGGCTCGGCTCCGGTCGGCAGCCTGCTGGCCGGGGCGGCCGCCCACCAGTTCGGCACGATGCCGACCTTGGTCGGGGCCGGCCTGGGTTGCCTGGCGACGACGGTCGTCTTCACCCTGGCGTTGCCCAAGGTCAGGGCGGACATGCGGCCCGTGTACCAAGAGTTGGGCCTGATCCCCGCACCAGAGCCCGACGCCACCCAATGA